From a single Nicotiana tomentosiformis chromosome 2, ASM39032v3, whole genome shotgun sequence genomic region:
- the LOC104093285 gene encoding IQ domain-containing protein IQM3-like isoform X1 codes for MSASSNGGKYYYDRSVSNAAMKVQKVYRSYRTRRMLADSAVVAEVLWWQAIDYARLNHSTISFFNFLKPETASSRWNRICLNASKVGKGLSKDAKAQKLAFQHWIEAIDPRHRYGHNLHIYYEEWCKTDSGQPFFFWLDLGDGKKVDLNECSRSKLQKQSIKYLGPQEREHYEYIVAEGRIVHAKTGNLLDTTKGLPRAKWIFVMSTSKRLYAGEKKKGMFHHSSFLAGGATSAAGRLVVEDGRVISISAYSGHYRPTEDRLDSFLSFLNENGVNLDEVEIGKANEAYESYDDGMSIESGSASEFSALSNSPSQADFLKEGEESLLLVSDGNLVAQTSRYNRSLSGGLHIPIADVPKTAILRRIHSEKSTKSYQLGHQLSMAWSTGAGPRIGCVADFPAELRWQALELTNLSPRPCSV; via the exons ATGTCCGCTTCTTCCAATGGCGGGAAATATTATTACGATCGGTCTGTTTCTAATGCTGCCATGAAAGTGCAGAAAGTTTATAGGAGTTATCGTACGCGGCGCATGTTAGCGGACTCTGCTGTGGTAGCTGAAGTGCTCTG GTGGCAAGCCATAGATTATGCTCGATTGAATCACAGTACAAtttctttcttcaatttcttGAAACCAGAAACGGCCTCTTCCCGGTGGAATCGCATATGCTTAAATGCTTCCAAG GTGGGTAAAGGTCTATCCAAAGATGCCAAAGCTCAAAAATTGGCATTTCAACACTGGATTGAAGCA ATTGACCCACGCCATCGTTATGGGCATAACTTGCATATTTATTATGAAGAATGGTGTAAAACTGATTCTGGTCAGCCCTTCTTCTTTTG GTTGGATCTTGGAGATGGCAAAAAGGTTGATCTCAACGAATGTTCAAGATCTAAGCTTCAGAAGCAAAGTATCAAGTACCTAGGACCT CAAGAGAGAGAACATTATGAATATATCGTTGCTGAAGGGAGAATTGTGCATGCAAAAACTGGAAATCTTCTTGATACTACTAAAGGGTTGCCAAGGGCAAAGTGGATTTTTGTGATGAGCACGTCAAAAAGACTCTATGCTGGTGAA AAAAAGAAAGGAATGTTTCATCATTCCAGCTTTCTTGCTGGTGGGGCTACTTCAGCTGCTGGAAGACTAGTGGTAGAGGATGGAAGAGTCATC TCTATTTCAGCATATAGTGGACATTATCGGCCAACGGAAGATAGACTTGACAGCTTTTTATCATTTCTCAATGAAAATGGGGTCAACCTGGATGAAGTCGAG ATTGGAAAGGCAAATGAAGCCTATGAAAGCTATGATGATGGGATGTCTATTGAGAGTGGCTCTGCATCTGAATTTTCAGCTCTATCAAATTCTCCTTCTCAAGCTGATTTTCTAAAGGAAGGGGAAGAAAGCCTTCTCTTGGTATCAGATGGAAATCTGGTAGCTCAAACAAGTAGGTATAACCGATCGCTCTCGGGTGGTCTTCATATCCCAATAGCAGATGTGCCAAAGACTGCAATACTGCGAAGGATCCATTCCGAGAAGTCCACAAAGTCGTATCAACTGGGGCATCAACTTTCCATGGCGTGGTCAACAGGTGCTGGACCAAGAATTGGCTGTGTTGCTGACTTCCCTGCTGAGCTAAGATGGCAGGCCTTGGAACTGACTAACCTCTCACCTAGACCTTGTTCTGTATGA
- the LOC104093285 gene encoding IQ domain-containing protein IQM3-like isoform X2, translating into MLPRWVKVYPKMPKLKNWHFNTGLKQLDLGDGKKVDLNECSRSKLQKQSIKYLGPQEREHYEYIVAEGRIVHAKTGNLLDTTKGLPRAKWIFVMSTSKRLYAGEKKKGMFHHSSFLAGGATSAAGRLVVEDGRVISISAYSGHYRPTEDRLDSFLSFLNENGVNLDEVEIGKANEAYESYDDGMSIESGSASEFSALSNSPSQADFLKEGEESLLLVSDGNLVAQTSRYNRSLSGGLHIPIADVPKTAILRRIHSEKSTKSYQLGHQLSMAWSTGAGPRIGCVADFPAELRWQALELTNLSPRPCSV; encoded by the exons ATGCTTCCAAG GTGGGTAAAGGTCTATCCAAAGATGCCAAAGCTCAAAAATTGGCATTTCAACACTGGATTGAAGCA GTTGGATCTTGGAGATGGCAAAAAGGTTGATCTCAACGAATGTTCAAGATCTAAGCTTCAGAAGCAAAGTATCAAGTACCTAGGACCT CAAGAGAGAGAACATTATGAATATATCGTTGCTGAAGGGAGAATTGTGCATGCAAAAACTGGAAATCTTCTTGATACTACTAAAGGGTTGCCAAGGGCAAAGTGGATTTTTGTGATGAGCACGTCAAAAAGACTCTATGCTGGTGAA AAAAAGAAAGGAATGTTTCATCATTCCAGCTTTCTTGCTGGTGGGGCTACTTCAGCTGCTGGAAGACTAGTGGTAGAGGATGGAAGAGTCATC TCTATTTCAGCATATAGTGGACATTATCGGCCAACGGAAGATAGACTTGACAGCTTTTTATCATTTCTCAATGAAAATGGGGTCAACCTGGATGAAGTCGAG ATTGGAAAGGCAAATGAAGCCTATGAAAGCTATGATGATGGGATGTCTATTGAGAGTGGCTCTGCATCTGAATTTTCAGCTCTATCAAATTCTCCTTCTCAAGCTGATTTTCTAAAGGAAGGGGAAGAAAGCCTTCTCTTGGTATCAGATGGAAATCTGGTAGCTCAAACAAGTAGGTATAACCGATCGCTCTCGGGTGGTCTTCATATCCCAATAGCAGATGTGCCAAAGACTGCAATACTGCGAAGGATCCATTCCGAGAAGTCCACAAAGTCGTATCAACTGGGGCATCAACTTTCCATGGCGTGGTCAACAGGTGCTGGACCAAGAATTGGCTGTGTTGCTGACTTCCCTGCTGAGCTAAGATGGCAGGCCTTGGAACTGACTAACCTCTCACCTAGACCTTGTTCTGTATGA
- the LOC138904513 gene encoding uncharacterized protein, with protein MAMEILRENAQRAAKCEVKFNGETGYEIQDGPYKHVVDFRRCSCTCRSWQLKGIPRAHAITSMHYKNYEVEPYVDHWYRKDTYLKAYNIFIQPLTSMNLWPKSTLPAIEPPVITAMPGRQKKKR; from the coding sequence ATGGCTATGGAAATACTTAGAGAGAATGCTCAAAGGGCAGCCAAATGTGAAGTCAAATTTAATGGTGAAACAGGGTATGAGATCCAGGATGGACCATATAAACATGTTGTTGACTTTAGGAGGTGTTCCTGTACTTGTAGATCATGGCAACTCAAAGGAATTCCACGTGCACATGCAATTACATCAATGCATTATAAGAACTATGAGGTTGAGCCATATGTTGACCATTGGTATAGGAAGGACACCTACCTTAAGGCATACAACATATTCATTCAACCTTTAACTAGTATGAATTTGTGGCCAAAAAGCACACTGCCAGCTATTGAGCCACCTGTTATAACTGCAATGCCAGGAAGGCAAAAGAAAAAAAGGTGA